The following proteins are encoded in a genomic region of Porphyrobacter sp. CACIAM 03H1:
- a CDS encoding glycoside hydrolase family 3 protein, which produces MARSGMGRLVCGAALGALLAGCSATPEVRSASAPVAAAAPAARTPEALLAAMSLERKVAQIVMPDIGSITPRDVRKYRFGTILNGGNSGPYGDDKAPAADWLKLADEFWEASSAPLAKGEPVIPAVWATDAVHGHANVPGATVFPHNIALGAAGDADLVRRIGAATAVEIEVTGLDWTFAPTVAVARDDRWGRTYESYSEDPALVTRLGKAMIEGLQGRPGEPGFLGEGKVAATAKHYFGDGGTAQGVDQGDVDGDLGDLMAIHAAPYPEAIGAGVASVMASFNSINGTKMHGNAPLLTGELRGRLGFGGLVVGDWNGHGQVDGCTNANCPQALLAGLDVYMVPEDWKALHANLVKQVKKGAIPMSRLDEAVLRVLRLKQTLGILDGEVKPSLRANAGRWEKLGSPEHRAIAREAVAKSQVLLKNAGVLPLKPGARIEVAGSAADNIPQQAGGWSVTWQGGGDLTAKDFPGATSLWTGIAEAARASGGEARLAPKGDAASTPDVAIVVFGEEPYAEFVGDRKDLAFRDEEGLSLLRAYRARGIPTVAVFLSGRPLWVNRELNAADAFVASWLPGSEGAGVADVLFGKAVPTGRLSFSWPATCEGAPVNTAERALFPFGYGLGYGAPGGPGTLDETCAALAADGGAVWFASGKLGNAVQAVADNALLPDLRGTGNGITATGIDRRAQEDARRIAFARGAELTLSGPESTAAWRITYSVAQRPKAPVTVTAGGAALDITQRLAVAEGKGWREMVLSPACLGTAGGRITFASQGAFVLQIAEITRDESAAEAECSF; this is translated from the coding sequence CGTTGCTGGCCGGATGCTCGGCGACGCCGGAGGTGCGCTCGGCGAGTGCGCCGGTCGCGGCGGCTGCCCCTGCGGCGAGGACCCCCGAGGCGCTGCTCGCGGCGATGAGCCTCGAGCGCAAGGTCGCGCAGATCGTCATGCCCGATATCGGTTCGATCACCCCCAGGGACGTGCGCAAGTACCGCTTCGGCACGATCCTCAACGGCGGCAATTCCGGGCCCTACGGCGATGACAAGGCCCCGGCGGCCGACTGGCTGAAGCTCGCCGACGAATTCTGGGAAGCCTCGAGCGCGCCGCTCGCCAAGGGCGAACCCGTCATCCCCGCGGTCTGGGCGACCGATGCGGTGCACGGCCATGCCAATGTCCCGGGCGCTACCGTCTTCCCGCACAACATCGCGCTTGGCGCTGCGGGCGATGCCGATCTCGTCCGCCGCATCGGCGCGGCCACTGCCGTCGAGATCGAGGTGACCGGGCTCGACTGGACCTTCGCCCCCACGGTCGCGGTCGCACGCGATGATCGCTGGGGCCGCACCTACGAGAGCTATTCGGAAGACCCCGCGCTCGTCACCCGCCTCGGCAAGGCCATGATCGAGGGGCTTCAGGGCCGCCCGGGCGAACCCGGCTTCCTCGGCGAGGGCAAGGTCGCGGCCACCGCCAAGCACTATTTCGGCGACGGCGGCACGGCGCAGGGCGTCGACCAGGGCGATGTCGACGGCGACCTCGGCGACCTGATGGCGATCCACGCCGCGCCCTATCCCGAAGCGATCGGGGCAGGCGTCGCCAGCGTCATGGCGAGCTTCAACTCGATCAACGGCACCAAGATGCACGGCAACGCGCCGCTGCTGACGGGCGAATTGCGCGGGCGGCTCGGCTTCGGCGGGCTGGTGGTCGGCGACTGGAACGGCCACGGGCAGGTCGATGGCTGCACCAACGCGAACTGCCCGCAGGCCCTGCTGGCAGGGCTCGACGTCTACATGGTGCCCGAGGACTGGAAGGCTCTCCACGCCAACCTCGTGAAGCAGGTGAAGAAGGGCGCGATCCCCATGAGCCGCCTCGACGAGGCGGTTCTGCGGGTGCTGCGCCTGAAGCAGACGCTCGGCATCCTCGACGGCGAGGTGAAGCCCTCGCTCAGGGCCAATGCGGGGCGCTGGGAAAAGCTCGGCTCGCCCGAACACCGAGCGATCGCGCGCGAGGCGGTGGCGAAGTCGCAGGTGCTGCTCAAGAATGCGGGCGTCCTGCCGCTGAAGCCGGGCGCGCGGATCGAGGTGGCGGGAAGCGCCGCCGACAACATCCCGCAGCAGGCCGGCGGCTGGTCGGTGACGTGGCAGGGCGGCGGCGATCTGACGGCGAAGGACTTCCCCGGCGCGACCTCGCTCTGGACCGGGATTGCCGAGGCCGCCCGCGCCAGCGGCGGCGAGGCGCGCCTTGCGCCCAAGGGCGATGCCGCCAGCACGCCCGACGTCGCAATCGTCGTCTTCGGCGAGGAGCCCTATGCCGAATTCGTCGGCGACCGGAAGGATCTCGCCTTCCGCGACGAGGAGGGCCTGAGCCTGCTCAGGGCTTACCGCGCGCGCGGCATCCCGACCGTCGCCGTGTTCCTCTCGGGCCGACCGCTATGGGTCAACCGCGAGCTCAACGCCGCCGATGCCTTCGTCGCATCCTGGCTCCCCGGGAGCGAGGGGGCGGGGGTGGCCGACGTGCTGTTCGGCAAGGCGGTGCCGACGGGGCGGCTGTCCTTCAGCTGGCCTGCGACCTGCGAAGGCGCGCCGGTCAACACCGCCGAGCGCGCGCTCTTCCCGTTCGGCTACGGCCTCGGCTACGGCGCGCCGGGCGGGCCGGGGACGCTCGACGAGACTTGCGCGGCGCTCGCTGCCGATGGCGGCGCGGTGTGGTTCGCCAGCGGCAAGCTCGGGAATGCGGTGCAGGCGGTGGCGGACAATGCCCTGCTGCCCGACCTGCGCGGCACCGGCAACGGGATCACCGCGACCGGGATCGACCGCCGCGCGCAGGAAGACGCGCGCCGCATCGCCTTCGCGCGCGGGGCGGAGCTGACGTTGAGCGGCCCGGAGAGCACTGCAGCGTGGCGGATCACCTACAGCGTCGCGCAGCGCCCCAAGGCGCCGGTGACGGTAACGGCGGGCGGTGCGGCGCTCGACATCACACAGCGCCTCGCGGTCGCCGAGGGCAAGGGCTGGCGCGAGATGGTGCTGAG